A region of Deinococcus seoulensis DNA encodes the following proteins:
- a CDS encoding bifunctional 5,10-methylenetetrahydrofolate dehydrogenase/5,10-methenyltetrahydrofolate cyclohydrolase — protein MPTPDSPTPAHHTQAHHTPGHDTPGHDTATAPTLLTGKALADQVTRDVKADLRAWTFRPHLVSVLASGDPASRVYVDSKARRAERLGVQFTARDLGDTLTDAALHATLDELSADPGVHGIMLELPLAPGLDADAALLRLAPRKDVEGLSPANLALIAAGREAEALLPPTPRSIRFLLRAALGDDLRGLNIAVIGPGRTVGRPLTFMLNNRGATVTLCNEHTRDLGRVLAGMDAIVVAVGRAGLLRPEHVQPHHVVIDAGINVQPGGVVGDALPDLPVRAQSPVPGGVGPLTSALMYQNLVRAVKLQRGEAVE, from the coding sequence ATGCCCACACCAGATTCCCCCACCCCGGCCCACCACACCCAGGCCCACCACACTCCAGGTCACGACACCCCAGGTCACGACACGGCCACTGCGCCCACGCTCCTGACCGGCAAGGCGCTGGCCGATCAGGTCACGCGCGACGTGAAGGCCGACCTGCGCGCCTGGACCTTCCGCCCGCACCTGGTCAGCGTGCTCGCCAGCGGCGACCCGGCCTCCCGCGTGTACGTGGACAGCAAGGCCCGCCGCGCCGAACGCCTGGGCGTGCAGTTCACCGCCCGCGACCTGGGCGACACCCTGACCGACGCCGCCCTGCACGCCACGCTGGACGAACTCTCCGCCGACCCCGGCGTGCACGGCATCATGCTGGAACTCCCGCTCGCGCCGGGCCTGGACGCCGACGCCGCCCTGCTGCGACTCGCGCCCCGCAAGGACGTCGAGGGCCTCAGCCCCGCCAACCTCGCCCTGATCGCCGCCGGACGTGAAGCCGAGGCACTCCTGCCGCCCACGCCACGGTCCATCCGGTTCCTGCTGCGCGCCGCGCTGGGCGACGACCTGCGCGGCCTGAACATCGCCGTGATCGGCCCCGGACGCACCGTGGGCCGCCCCCTGACCTTCATGCTGAACAACCGGGGCGCGACCGTCACCCTCTGCAACGAACACACCCGCGACCTGGGCCGCGTACTGGCGGGCATGGACGCCATCGTGGTCGCCGTGGGCCGCGCCGGACTGCTGCGCCCGGAACACGTGCAGCCGCACCACGTCGTGATCGACGCCGGCATCAACGTGCAACCCGGCGGGGTCGTCGGGGACGCCCTGCCGGACCTGCCGGTGCGCGCGCAATCACCCGTTCCGGGCGGCGTTGGCCCACTGACCAGCGCCCTGATGTACCAGAACCTCGTGCGCGCCGTGAAACTCCAGCGCGGCGAAGCAGTCGAGTGA